The Solea senegalensis isolate Sse05_10M linkage group LG9, IFAPA_SoseM_1, whole genome shotgun sequence genome has a segment encoding these proteins:
- the nop2 gene encoding probable 28S rRNA (cytosine(4447)-C(5))-methyltransferase, producing MGRKLDPTNKVKRGPGKKSKKQQGAETELSKFISEAEETGPKRLSSRSRKRAAKRVQNVKTPQNNAEKKPKKGFTDENSKWLKPAKKSLKVGEAESEDDSDEHWEEDDEEEDVEEQPKKKGGKDLEKKVAKKSEMKQVEEEEEDEDEEEEDDEGDEEDDDDDEEMVDDYGTLDDGSGEEAAEDEESDGEELLPIERAAKKDKKLKKSMGLESDDDDDDDEEDDDDDDDQEEEKSDGDMDEEDTVQANIDEMDIFRLPGAEESEKEGVLAVDLKTIYQRIKDNVDVLCNFSTKREVGKDRKEYITLLKKDLSTYYSYNNFLIEKLIDLFPLSELVDFLEANEIQRPVTIRTNTLKTRRRDLAQALINRGVNLDPLGKWSKVGLVIYDSSVPVGATPEYLAGQYMLQGASSFLPVMALSPQEGELVLDMSSAPGGKTTYIAQLMRNTGIIVANDANAERLKSVVGNIHRLGVTNTVICNYDGRQFPKVMGGFDRVLLDAPCSGTGVIAKDPAVKTSKDEADIMRSAHLQKELILSAIDSVNAESPTGGYLVYCTCSIMVEENEWVVDYALKKRNVKLVPTGLDFGKEGFTRFKERRFHPSLRLSRRFYPHSHNMDGFFVAKLKKFSNVIPTASSGKEEDTSEAPEVIAVTEPPQTKPSKGDKTNKTVPSQAGDSKEKAQANGTAGKKKVNLESKRKNASPAGPKKAKVAKLDRDTMKGPEAKKPTEKTTDDPTAKKANKQGGKKKQAINVKPGSEKKNRMGKNKFKKLKKMLEKLDKTV from the exons ATGGGTCGGAAGTTGGATCCCACCAACAAGGTGAAAAGAGGGCCTGGAAAAAAATCCAAGAAACAGCAGGGAGCAGAGACTGAGTTGTCCAAGTTTATATCTGAAG cAGAGGAAACTGGACCAAAACGTTTGTCAAGCAGATCCAGGAAAAG agcTGCAAAGAGAGTCCAGAATGTGAAAACACCTCAAAATAATGCAGAGAAAAAGCCCAAGAAAG GATTCACTGATGAGAACAGTAAATGGTTGAAACCTGCAAAGAAGAGCCTCAAAGTTGGTGAAGCTGAAAGTGAGGATGACAGTGATGAACACtgggaggaagatgatgaggaagaagacGTGGAGGAACAGCCAAAGAAGAAAGGAGGCAAAGACCTGGAAAAGAAGGTTGcaaaaaaatcagaaatgaaacaagtggaggaagaagaggaggatgaagacgaagaggaggaggatgatgagggcgatgaagaggatgatgacgatgatgaagaaATGGTCGATGATTACGGCACACTTGATGACGGCAGTGGGGAAGAAGCCGCTGAAGATGAAGAAAGTGATGGAGAAGAA cTCCTTCCTATTGAGCGTGCAGCGAAGAAAgacaagaagctgaaaaaaagcaTGGGTCTtgagagtgatgatgatgatgacgacgatgaggaagatgacgacgacgatgatgatcaAGAGGAAGAGAAATCTGACGGTGACATGGATGAGGAAGACACGGTACAAGCCAACATTGATGAAATGGATATATTTAGGCTGCCTGGGGCggaagagagtgagaaagagg GTGTCCTGGCTGTAGACCTGAAGACAATTTATCAAAGGATAAAGGACAACGTCGATGTCCTCTGTAATTTCTCCACAAAAAGGGAGGTGgggaaagacagaaaagagtaCATCACTCTCCTGAAGAAAGATCTCAGCACCTATTACAGCTACAACAACTTCCTCATTGAGAAATTAATAGACCTCTTCCCTCTAtcagag CTGGTTGATTTCCTCGAGGCCAATGAAATTCAGAGACCGGTCACAATTCGGACCAACACACTGAAGACAAGGAGGCGGGATCTTGCACAG GCTCTGATCAACAGAGGAGTGAACCTTGATCCACTGGGGAAATGGTCTAAAGTGGGTTTGGTGATCTATGACTCTTCAGTACCTGTAG GTGCGACTCCAGAGTATCTCGCTGGTCAGTACATGCTGCAGGGTGCGTCCAGTTTCCTGCCCGTCATGGCACTTTCTCCACAGGAGGGAGAGTTGGTGTTGGACATGAGCTCAGCTCCAGGAGGCAAAACCACTTATATTG CGCAGCTGATGAGAAACACCGGGATAATTGTGGCGAATGATGCTAACGCTGAAAGACTGAAGAGTGTGGTTGGAAACATCCATCGTCTCGGCGTCACCAACACTGTGATCTGTAACTACGATGGCAGGCAGTTCCCAAAG GTAATGGGCGGGTTTGACAGAGTACTGCTCGATGCTCCATGCTCAGGCACAGGTGTTATTGCTAAAGATCCAGCGGTGAAGACAAGCAAG GACGAGGCAGACATAATGCGCTCTGCTCACCTGCAGAAGGAGCTGATTCTGTCTGCTATTGACTCCGTCAATGCCGAGTCACCCACAGGAGGATATCTGGTCTACTGTACATGTTCTATCATG GTGGAGGAGAATGAATGGGTGGTGGACTATGCGTTAAAGAAAAGGAACGTCAAATTAGTTCCCACAGGACTTGACTTTGGCAAAGAAGGTTTCACCAG GTTCAAAGAACGCAGATTCCACCCTTCTCTGCGACTCTCCCGGAGATTTTATCCTCATTCCCACAATATGGATGGATTTTTTGTGGCCAAACTGAAGAAGTTCTCTAATGTAATCCCAACAGCTTCATCAGGGAAAG AAGAAGATACTTCAGAGGCTCCTGAGGTGATCGCAGTTACAGAACCTCCTCAGACCAAACCATCCAAAGGTGACAAGACCAACAAGACTGTCCCCAGTCAAGCAGGTGACTCAAAGGAAAAAGCCCAAGCCAATGGAACAGCCGGCAAGAAAAAAGTAAACCTCGAGTCAAAGCGCAAAAATGCCTCGCCTGCTGGACCAAAGAAAGCAAAGGTCGCCAAGCTGGATAGAGACACTATGAAAGGGCCAGAGGCTAAGAAGCCCACGGAGAAGACAACGGACGATCCCACAGCAAAAAAGGCTAACAAAcagggagggaagaaaaagcAGGCCATAAACGTGAAACCAGGCAGCGAGAAAAAGAACAGAATGGGAAAGAATAAATTcaaaaaactgaagaaaatgttggaaaaactCGACAAAACAGTGTGA
- the emg1 gene encoding ribosomal RNA small subunit methyltransferase NEP1, translated as MAEAGENKRGLEHLDEYEPKPVKYMRSLHARMAERRLVVILEGASLETVKVGKTFELLNCDQHKNMIVKSGRNPGHIRPDITHQCLLMLMDSPLNRAGLLQVYIHTEKNALIEINPQTRIPRTFPRFCGLMVQLLHKLSVRAADGPQKLLRMIKNPVSDHLPPGCPRISTSFSAGEAVCPRTVVPEGPAAVVIGAFAHGAVNVDYTEKTVSISNYPLSAALTCAKMCSAFEEVWGVL; from the exons ATGGCGGAAGCAGGTGAGAACAAGCGTGGCTTGGAACATTTGGATGAATATGAACCTAAACCTGTGAAGTATATGCGCAGCCTGCACGCGCGCATGGCAGAGAGGAGACTGGTGGTTATTCTGGAGGGAGCCTCGTTAGAGACGGTCAAG gttGGAAAAACCTTTGAGCTGTTAAACTGTGACCAGCACAAAAATATGATCGTCAAAAGTGGAAGAAATCCAGGACACATAAGACCAGACATCACACATCAG TGTCTGCTGATGTTGATGGACAGTCCACTGAATCGTGCAGGCCTGCTGCAGGTTTACatccacacagagaaaaacGCCTTAATCGAGATCAACCCACAGACCCGTATACCAAGGACCTTCCCCCGCTTCTGTGGCCTTATGG TTCAGCTGCTGCACAAGCTGAGTGTCAGAGCTGCTGATGGTCCACAGAAGCTTCTGAGGATGATTAAAAACCCGGTGTCCGACCACCTGCCTCCCGGATGCCCTCGCATCAGCACCTCCTTCTCTGCAGGAGAGGCTGTCTGTCCCCGGACTGTGGTGCCAGAAGGACCAGCTGCAGTGGTGATTGGAGCATTTGCACATGGAGCG gtgaATGTGGACTACACAGAAAAGACGGTGTCAATCAGTAACTACCCGCTCTCTGCGGCGCTTACCTGTGCCAAGATGTGCTCTGCCTTTGAGGAGGTGTGGGGTGTCCTGTGA